Sequence from the Methanosarcina siciliae T4/M genome:
TCTTAACCAGCAGGTAGAAGCCGGGGCTTCGAACGTGACCCTTGCAACTGTAGGCCTCGAAGCCCTGGGCTACGGGACTGCGAATATTACAGTAAGCGTGGAGAGTTTTAAAGATGACTCTGAAAACTCCGTGGTACTCAGAACCATGGAGGCAGGCCTCAAAATCCCTGATTCCGAATGGCTCCAGTTCCAGAAAGACAGCTCCAACACCGGGTACGGCTTCAGTTCTGCCCCGACCCTGGACCCGGAAGTCCTCTGGCAGAACCTTACTTCTTCGGAGCAGGAACCCTGCGGAAGCGGAGGCATCAATGTCCCGCCAGTGATTTCAGGAAATACTGTTTTCGTAACTGCCGGAAATGCCTCGGTCTGGGCCTTTGATAAAGATACGGGAGACCTGATCTGGTCAAAAGAAATGGGAGGCAGTTTAACACAGACAGCAACTCCTGCCCTGGGAGACGGAAAACTCTTTATCCCGACCCTTGGAGGAGACCTCTACGCCCTTGATCCGGAAACCGGAAACGAGCTATGGAACACACACATAACCGACGGAAGCCTGGAGTGTCCCCTTACCTATTACGACCACAAGCTCTACATCGGAGACGGCCTTAAAGGAGGAAACGGAACCAAATACTACTACTGCTACGACGACAACGGTAGTTTCATCTGGAAACATGAAAATGAAAACAGTTCCGGCTTTATCTGGAGCGGCTCGGTAGTTGTCGGAAATTACCTGGTCTACCCTGTCTTCGAAGGCAAGATGGTCTGTCTCGAAAAAGACACCGGAACCTTTGTAGATGAGGTTGACTTCAGCAAGAGTTCGGATGTCTCCTTTGCACTTACCGACCCCGGGATGTTCAGAAGTTCCGTAACCTATGCTGACGGGGCCCTGTACACCTCTTCGGAAAGAGGACAGGAAACAGGATACTGCTTCAAAGTAGGATTCAACCCTGAAACAGGGCAGTTCCTGGACAGCGGATGGGCAGCTCCAATAGGGTTTTCAACCTCGACTCCTGTAGTGTATGATGGTAGGGTCTATGTAGGCCATGGAGAACACGGCGAGACCGGGTCAATGTTCTGCCTGAACGACTCAGATGGAACTGTAATCTGGGAGACTCCGATCAGCGGAGGAATAAAGTCTTCACCTGTTCTTTCTGTCGAAGATGGCAACCCGTACATCTACTTCACAGAAGCCATAGTTGACGGCTCGATTTACTGCCTGAACCCTGACGGGACCCTTGCCTGGCACTACAACCCCCCTGAGGATTCCGCATACACCCTGCAGGGTGCAGCTCTTTCCGACGGAAAGGTCTATTACGGGACAGATAATGGATATTTATACTGTATAGGGCAGGGAGAAGCCCTTCCCCCAACGGCAGACTTCAGTTCGGACAAACAGACAGGGTCTTTCCCTCTGACTGTTTCCTTCAAAGACATGTCCTTTAATGCAAACAAATTCCTCTGGGACTTCGGGGACGGAAACACTTCAACTGAGGTAAACCCGGTCCACACATATACTGCCGCTGGCAGCTACACCGTAACCCTTACCGTTGAAAACAACCATGGAGAGGACACCAAAGTTGTAGAAGATTACATTTACGCAGTCAAAGTTCCAACCATCTGGCCGGTTAAAAGCGGAGGGTCTATCCAGGCAGCTATTAATTCAGCCGATTCAGGAGACATCATCAAGGTCTATCCCGGGGAGTACCACGAAGTCCTGACCATCGACAAGAATCTGACCCTCAAAGGCATCAGGGATCCTGTCCTGAATGCTTCGGGTTTCACAGGCTCTTCAGGAATAACCATAAGCACTGACGATGTCGAGATCAGCGGCTTTGAAATTACAGGGACCGAAGAGATGTGCTTTGCAATTAACGTCAATGCAAAGAACGCACTGATAGAGGACAACCTTATAGATGACTGTGCCGAGGGGGTATGGTTACAGGGAACTGAAAACACTCTCCGGCAGAATAACATCTCTAACTGCTGGGACTTTGCAGCCGTGCTTGACGCTGCAGGAGGAAACCAGATCTACCAGAACACTTTCATCAACAACAATGGAGAATATGAAGGATCAAGCAGCCATATTTCAGGAGGTTCAGGTTCCTCCTTCCAGAGCCCCGAACCCGTAGAATACCTCTGGGAAGGAGAAAAACTGACCGGATACATGGGTAATTACTACGACGACTACACAGGAAATGACTCTGATGTAGACGGAATAGGGGATACGGCTTACGCTGCAGGTGCAGGAACGGATCAGTACCCGCTTGTGATGCCGTACTCAAATTATGTTGAAGAGCAGGAAAACAGCTCTATCCCTGAAGACTCCTGGTACCAGTTCCATGGAAAGATTGACCACCTTGGCTACTCCGAAAGCGGACCAAAAACAAACCGGACCGAGTGGATAAGTGAGGATATTGACGCTATCAGCAGTTCTTCTAGCGTAATTGCTGAAGGGAAAGTCTTTGTGATATGTGGTGGCTCAGGAATGGAGGACAGTACGGACAGCACTTCCCGGTTAGCGGCCCTGGACGAATTTACAGGGGAACTGGTATGGAACGCCACCATCCCGGCAACAGTATACGGTTCGTGGGCCTCCCCTGCTTACGATAACGGCATGGTATTTACAGCAACGGGACCGGAACTCGGATGTTACAATGCGGAAACAGGAGAGAAACTCTGGAGCTTTAACAACACGGTTGGAAGCAAGGGGGCGGTTAATAGTGGACCTGCTATCGCAGATGGTATGGTGGTCTTCAGCGACTGGGACGGAAGCCATTATTACTGTCTTGACGAGGACACAGGATACCTGCTCTGGAGTTTTGAAGCAGAAGGATATGTGCAGTCAGTACCGGCATACGAGGACGGAAAGTTCTACCTGGCAAGCTGGGAATATGGGGATTTAAATCAGGGACATGCTTACTGCGTGGATGCAATAACAGGGGATCCGATCTGGCATATCAATCTCGAACAGAACTTCTGCGGGTCTCCTGCCTACAGAGACGGCGTCCTCTACCTGACAACCTACAACTTCTACGGGACGAGTGACTTTCTTGCCCTGGACGCCACTGACGGCAGCGTAATCTGGCAGCAGACTATCGAAAGTACGGATTCAACTCCTGCTTTTGCCTATGGAAATGTCTACGTTTGCGGAGGCTGCGAAGGCTTTTCCAATGTGCAGACCTACTGTTTCAACGCAAGTACGGGAGAAAAAGTCTGGGAAACCCCTTCCCTGACAGGAGAGGAAGGAGGAATAGGAGGCTGGACATGTTCGGTTGCGGTAGCTGACGGGCTTGCCTACGTCGGAACCGAAGGCGGCGGATACTTCAGTTACAATGACCTCTATGCCCTGGACGCCTTTACGGGAGAAGTGGTCTGGCACATCCCCCATGCAGGATCAACCCCGGCACTTTCGGACGGTATGCTTTTCAGCATAGGAGCGGACCAGAAAGTCTATGCCTTCAAGGACTCGCTCTCTTCACCTGTTGCCAACTTCTCTGCAGACATAACATCAGGCAATGCACCGTTGACAGTCAACTTCACCGACCAGTCAACAGGCACTGTTTCGTCCTATTCGTGGGACTTTGATTCCGACGGCACGGTGGACTCAACTGAGCAGAACCCCTCGTATACATATACTTCAGCCGGTACTTACACTGTCAACCTTACGGTTGCAAATGCAAACGGGACCGATTCCGAGGTAAAAACTGATTACATCATGGTATCCGAACCATCTACGCCTACAGAACCCGTTGCTGCTTTTACTGCTGATGTAACTGGCGGGACTGCTCCTCTAACAGTTAACTTTACCGACCAGTCCACAGGTTCGCCTACTGCCTGGGCATGGGACTTTGACAACGACGGAAACGTGGACTCAAGCGAACAGAACCCGAGCTACACTTATAATGCAGCCGGAAATTACACCGTAAATCTGACTGTGGAAAATGCTGCTGGTTCTGACTTTGAGTTAAAATCGGATTACATAGAAGTTTCCGAAGCTTCCGGGTCAACCGTTACTCTCTATTTCGACCCTGAAAGTTTCTCAGTTTCAGAAAACGAATCTACTGAAATAAATCTCGTTGCAAGTAACTTCCCTGCAGGTCTTTCAGGCTATAACCTGACCGTTGCTATTGACGACCCGGCTGTTGTCGAGATCGTTGATATTGAGTACCCTTCCTGGGCTCTGATTACTGAGAACTCTACCCTGCCAGGGACTTCTATCTACCTGAAGGCTGTTGACGGGGAAGATACCGTGCAGGCAGGAGCAGCAGATGTTGTGCTTGCAACTCTCACTGTTTCTGGAAAGGAATCAGGGTCAGTGAACCTATCCATAGGAGTTGACCGTCTGGATGACGATTCAGGAGA
This genomic interval carries:
- a CDS encoding outer membrane protein assembly factor BamB family protein; amino-acid sequence: MNSTKYLLLLVFASFLLIMPASATTYDLYPDDEPGTAQDILQNQAQSGDILFFHGGTYTKEGLGLTFTPILKNGITLKGDESSTTIFDRDQKLTFECSGLVLDNIKIIPHPYKYQPDIVLSYATDCIIKNCELSGKPAFYFVEFEKGSSNNTLIFNQIRDNQNIYSGVDFYNAGTDNRLYLNNFVNNTNDVSVYKMSNPVYWNSAEPLTYTYNGKTFTGYMGNYWDKYTGVDANGDGIGDTPYDLGDCGQDDYPLMAPFENYTITESPSELYFEPSDTVMAGPGDTAEMELLADKLPEGFSTYVLNISVTDPEIARISGVSFPAWADTTSSTETPAASVEIKASDLNQQVEAGASNVTLATVGLEALGYGTANITVSVESFKDDSENSVVLRTMEAGLKIPDSEWLQFQKDSSNTGYGFSSAPTLDPEVLWQNLTSSEQEPCGSGGINVPPVISGNTVFVTAGNASVWAFDKDTGDLIWSKEMGGSLTQTATPALGDGKLFIPTLGGDLYALDPETGNELWNTHITDGSLECPLTYYDHKLYIGDGLKGGNGTKYYYCYDDNGSFIWKHENENSSGFIWSGSVVVGNYLVYPVFEGKMVCLEKDTGTFVDEVDFSKSSDVSFALTDPGMFRSSVTYADGALYTSSERGQETGYCFKVGFNPETGQFLDSGWAAPIGFSTSTPVVYDGRVYVGHGEHGETGSMFCLNDSDGTVIWETPISGGIKSSPVLSVEDGNPYIYFTEAIVDGSIYCLNPDGTLAWHYNPPEDSAYTLQGAALSDGKVYYGTDNGYLYCIGQGEALPPTADFSSDKQTGSFPLTVSFKDMSFNANKFLWDFGDGNTSTEVNPVHTYTAAGSYTVTLTVENNHGEDTKVVEDYIYAVKVPTIWPVKSGGSIQAAINSADSGDIIKVYPGEYHEVLTIDKNLTLKGIRDPVLNASGFTGSSGITISTDDVEISGFEITGTEEMCFAINVNAKNALIEDNLIDDCAEGVWLQGTENTLRQNNISNCWDFAAVLDAAGGNQIYQNTFINNNGEYEGSSSHISGGSGSSFQSPEPVEYLWEGEKLTGYMGNYYDDYTGNDSDVDGIGDTAYAAGAGTDQYPLVMPYSNYVEEQENSSIPEDSWYQFHGKIDHLGYSESGPKTNRTEWISEDIDAISSSSSVIAEGKVFVICGGSGMEDSTDSTSRLAALDEFTGELVWNATIPATVYGSWASPAYDNGMVFTATGPELGCYNAETGEKLWSFNNTVGSKGAVNSGPAIADGMVVFSDWDGSHYYCLDEDTGYLLWSFEAEGYVQSVPAYEDGKFYLASWEYGDLNQGHAYCVDAITGDPIWHINLEQNFCGSPAYRDGVLYLTTYNFYGTSDFLALDATDGSVIWQQTIESTDSTPAFAYGNVYVCGGCEGFSNVQTYCFNASTGEKVWETPSLTGEEGGIGGWTCSVAVADGLAYVGTEGGGYFSYNDLYALDAFTGEVVWHIPHAGSTPALSDGMLFSIGADQKVYAFKDSLSSPVANFSADITSGNAPLTVNFTDQSTGTVSSYSWDFDSDGTVDSTEQNPSYTYTSAGTYTVNLTVANANGTDSEVKTDYIMVSEPSTPTEPVAAFTADVTGGTAPLTVNFTDQSTGSPTAWAWDFDNDGNVDSSEQNPSYTYNAAGNYTVNLTVENAAGSDFELKSDYIEVSEASGSTVTLYFDPESFSVSENESTEINLVASNFPAGLSGYNLTVAIDDPAVVEIVDIEYPSWALITENSTLPGTSIYLKAVDGEDTVQAGAADVVLATLTVSGKESGSVNLSIGVDRLDDDSGETIEPEFLTGKIEVTLLSPLPDQEYAPKDLDGDGLYEDLTGNGEFSFVDIVAYFHNMDWIEENMPVEYFDFNANGRIDFDDVVDMFAMI